One genomic region from Nymphaea colorata isolate Beijing-Zhang1983 chromosome 12, ASM883128v2, whole genome shotgun sequence encodes:
- the LOC116266199 gene encoding uncharacterized protein LOC116266199 — MAALMSSCGNSALVSDATANSSHSDIMNSQLVENGLVHFESSERRKLETNARTENRVYQCKKLKMSAVREFPAGCGRFAQKFSPRTSQIDVDMDANAEKITVKVGKDSSSTSDHVQQETTLEKCGQFNESSKDVVVMEHLAPSKILQPQHAGELAGAMIDLYPPETPKYVAHLDPIPSVSLPESVNLNDLMQEKSSLHISARRAFPYGCGRNARRLTEVGKHKRLNSLAHKDGDIGKSFARDMYSCRKWNEADKSGMKKESNDIPIRPDSENISSHSEEKTLNGVTDREITDTSEKRLTKESAASAKKEVDCSKLSMKPVGMNSNKDQHHQRNPIDLELCKGKVVVLALMAAQNCPWMQNYVGDESEGH, encoded by the coding sequence ATGGCCGCATTAATGTCTTCCTGTGGCAACTCTGCTTTGGTGTCTGATGCTACTGCCAACTCAAGTCACTCAGATATTATGAATTCACAACTGGTGGAAAATGGTCTCGTCCATTTTGAATCATCTGAGAGGCGAAAATTAGAAACTAATGCAAGAACTGAAAATCGAGTCTATCAGtgtaagaaattgaaaatgtctgCAGTTCGTGAATTTCCTGCAGGCTGTGGGAGATTTGCCCAAAAGTTTTCTCCTAGAACTTCTCAAATAGATGTTGATATGGATGCTAATGCTGAAAAAATAACAGTCAAAGTCGGCAAGGACTCATCTTCCACATCTGACCATGTTCAGCAGGAAACCACTCTGGAAAAGTGCGGCCAATTTAATGAATCCTCTAAGGATGTGGTCGTGATGGAACATTTAGCACCATCGAAGATCCTTCAACCTCAACATGCAGGGGAGTTGGCCGGTGCTATGATTGACTTGTACCCACCGGAAACACCAAAATATGTGGCACACCTAGATCCCATCCCTTCTGTCTCACTTCCAGAATCTGTAAACCTCAATGATTTGATGCAAGAGAAGTCTTCACTACATATTTCAGCTAGACGAGCGTTTCCTTATGGGTGTGGGAGGAATGCACGGAGACTGACCGAGGTAGGAAAACACAAGCGCTTAAATTCTTTGGCACACAAGGATGGTGACATTGGCAAGTCATTTGCAAGGGACATGTACAGCTGCAGAAAATGGAATGAAGCAGATAAGtctgggatgaagaaggagagTAACGATATTCCCATTAGACCTGACTCAGAGAATATATCATCTCATTCAGAAGAGAAGACTTTGAATGGAGTTACTGATAGGGAAATCACTGACACCTCAGAGAAGAGGTTAACCAAGGAATCTGCAGCGTCGGCCAAGAAGGAAGTTGATTGTTCTAAACTGTCAATGAAGCCGGTAGGCATGAACTCGAACAAAGACCAGCATCACCAAAGGAATCCCATTGATCTGGAGTTATGTAAAGGCAAAGTTGTAGTTCTGGCTCTGATGGCTGCTCAAAATTGTCCATGGATGCAGAATTACGTTGGTGATGAATCAGAGGGACACTAA